A genomic stretch from Telopea speciosissima isolate NSW1024214 ecotype Mountain lineage chromosome 7, Tspe_v1, whole genome shotgun sequence includes:
- the LOC122669520 gene encoding probable xyloglucan endotransglucosylase/hydrolase protein 28, giving the protein MGFRLGFFMVLSVMVLASATTKNQNLPILSFDEGYSHLFGVNNLMILKDGKTVHISLNERSGAGFVSQDLYLHGFFSASIKLPADYTAGVVVAFYMSNGDMFETNHDELDFEFLGNIRGKEWRIQTNIYGNGSTNIGREERYGFRFDPSEDFHQYSILWTENLIIFYVDDVPIREIKRTESMGGDFPSKPMSLYATIWDGSTWATNGGKFKVNYKYAPYIAEFSDLVLHGCAVDPIEFSSKKCDAGDSLNAFNVKTGIVLEERSKMLNFRKKQLQYSYCYDRVRYPTLPLECVINPHEAERLRGFDPVTFGHRHHRGKRHHRSRASRAEGRTTL; this is encoded by the exons atgggttttcgtttgggattttttatggttttgtctGTGATGGTTTTGGCTTCTGCAACTACTAAGAATCAGAATCTACCCATCTTGTCATTCGACGAAGGGTATTCTCATTTGTTTGGGGTTAATAATCTCATGATATTAAAAGATGGAAAAACGGTTCATATCTCACTAAATGAAAGATCag GTGCTGGGTTTGTCTCTCAGGACCTTTACTTGCATGGGTTCTTCAGTGCTTCGATTAAGCTACCGGCAGATTACACAGCCGGCGTTGTCGTCGCGTTTTAC ATGTCAAATGGAGATATGTTCGAGACGAACCATGACGAATTGGATTTCGAGTTCTTGGGGAATATTCGAGGAAAGGAATGGCGGATTCAAACGAATATTTACGGAAACGGAAGCACGAACATCGGAAGGGAAGAGAGATACGGTTTCCGGTTCGATCCTTCCGAAGATTTTCATCAGTACAGCATTCTCTGGACTGAGAATCTCATCAT ATTTTATGTGGATGATGTTCCAATAAGAGAGATTAAGAGGACTGAATCAATGGGTGGAGACTTCCCTTCCAAGCCAATGTCCTTATATGCTACCATATGGGATGGTTCAACATGGGCTACTAATGGTGGCAAGTTCAAAGTGAATTACAAGTATGCCCCTTACATTGCTGAATTCTCCGATCTGGTGCTCCATGGATGTGCCGTCGACCCGATCGAATTCTCATCGAAGAAGTGTGACGCCGGTGATTCTCTTAATGCTTTCAATGTCAAAACTGGTATCGTATTGGAGGAAAGATCCAAAATGCTTAATTTCAGGAAGAAGCAATTGCAATACTCATACTGCTATGACCGGGTCCGATACCCGACTCTGCCGTTGGAGTGTGTTATCAACCCACATGAGGCAGAGCGGCTCCGTGGGTTTGACCCGGTTACA